CCGTCGCGCAGATCGGCGATGTCGATGGGTTCGCCGTCGTCGTCGAGGATCGTGCCGATGGCAGTGTCACCGTCGACCGCGATGGTCGCGCCCATGGGGTTGGAGAGGGTGAGGGCGAACGTCTCGTCGGGTTCGACGATCGTGTCGCCGTGGACGGTGACCTCGACGGTCGTGGTCGTCGTGCCGGCCATGACGGTCGCCGTGCCGGATGCGGTCAGGTAGTCCACGCCCTCCAGCGGCTGGCCGCCACCGGTGGCGTGCCCCTCACCCGTGTCGGTGTCGGCGGTCGCCCAGTCGACGGTGACGTCGCTGGGGACCATGACGTCCTGGGTGATGGTGAACGTGAACGTGGTCGCGCCCTCGTTCCCCTCCGCCATCTCGACGTCGTCGATGGTCAGCTCGGGCACGATGGCCTGGACCTCGGGGACGATGGCGACGATGTCGCTCTCGCCGTTGGTGTCGGCGGTCACGGTGCCGTTGGTGGCGTCGGTGGTCCACACGGCCCAGTCGCCGCCGGAGGCGATGACCGGCTGGCGCGAGGTGTCGTTGGCGGGAGTGACCCCGCCGGCGACGGTGGACAGGAGCGTCACGTCGGTGCCGTCGAAGGCCCAGATGTGCTGCTCGGGGGCGATGGCCGGGTCGACCAGGTCGGTTGCCTCGGAGCTGTAGATGACGTCACCGTTGGAGGCGATGCCGAGCCCGACGGCCAGGCCGGGTGCGCCGGAGTCCTCGTTGCCGCCGTCGGTGCCGGCGGCGTTGGGAGATCCCAGGACGATGTCGCCGGTGTCGACGGCGTATCGGACGACGTCCCAGCTGGTACCGGTGGCCTTGGTCGGCCCGGTGGTGACGAGGTCGGTGGCGAGGGTCAGGAACGCCACGTAGTCGCCGGAGCCGGCGACGACGGCCTTGAAGGACTGCCCGTTGCCGGCGTTGCCGCCGGCGTTGGAGGAGATGCGCGTCCAGGTGGGCACCTGGCCGGGGGGCGCCTCGACGAGGATGACGTCCAGCCCGCCGTTGCCGTCGGTGCCGCCACCGATGTCGGTGGCCTCGGTCTCGAAGGAGATCCAGCGACCGTCGTCGGAGATCGTCGCGCGGGACGAGAAGCCGTTGCCGGTGCCGGTCAGCGCGTTGTTGAGCGACAGGTAGGTGGACAGGGACGGCAGGTTGCCGCCGTTGACGGCGTTGATCCGGTAGTAGCCGATGTCGGAGGCGTTGTTGGTGTCGCCCCCGGCGCCGATGTTGGTGGCCGACGTGGTGTAGACGACGAACTGGCCGTCACCCGAGAGGTCGGCGTTCTGCGAGTTGCCGTTGCCGGGCTCGACGTCGTTGGGGTTGATGGCGTTGGGACGCGAGACCAGCTCGTGGGTGTCGGCCATGCGGTCGTACCGGAAGACCTGGGAGTTCGCCGAGGCCTGCATGTTGGGGATCAGGTCGTCGCAGGCCGACTGGTAGGCCAGGGCGCTGCCGTCGCCCGCGAGGTCGACGCCCAGGGACAGGCCCTCGTCGCACGTCTGGCTCGGGTCGTCGTGGGCGTGGGAGACCAACGTCGTGGTGCCGTCGGCGATCGAGTACAGGTAGACGTCGCGTTCGTTGTTGGTGTCGGTGACGCCGGCGACCAGGTTGGTGGCGAAGGTCGTGAAGGCCACGTAGCTCCCGTCGGCGGAGACGACCGGGGTACCCGAGGAGCCACCGCTCGCCGAGGTCAGCGGCGACCCGGCGGCGTGGCTGACCAGCGTGGTGGTGCCCATGACGGTGTCGCGCAGGTAGACGTCGCCGAGGTTGGCGCCGTTGCCGTCGACGAACCCGTCGACCAGGTCGGTGGCGCGGGAGGTGAAGGCGACCCAGCGGCCGCTGTCGGAGATCGATGCGGGACCGGTGGAGTCGTCGTCACCGGCGTCGTCACCGTCGGCGTTGACGCTGATGAGCTGGGTGGGGCCGGTCGGCACGGCGGCGGCGGGACCGGCTGCGGCGAGCAACGACGCGACGAGCGCCAGCAGGGCCAGCACCACCGGGCCGGCGCCGAGTCGCGAGAGGCGGACAGGACTGAACAGGGGCATGTCAACTCCTTGCCAGGGCGCGATCCCCTCATAGGCTCGCGCGGTACGGACGGGCCTGAACCGGTCCGGACCGAGGAGTGTTTCATGGCTTGCGGTGACCCCGCGAGCCGTAATGGGTTCGTACGGGTGCGAAGGGGGCTCAACCGCTCGCGGTGGCTGGTGGGTCCCCTGGTTCCTCGTACTTGCCGATCAGGTAGTTGGCGATCCCGATGCCGATGTTCCACAGCAACAACACGGTGTTCCGTGCGATGTTGACGCCGGCTGCCAGGGTCGAGACGAGGGCCTCCTCGGCAGCCACGCGGGGGCTGGTCCCCTGGATGACCAGCACCAGCATGTTCACGGCGAAGATCACGATGACCAGGACGAGGGCCACCACGAGGGCGATGCCGGCCGTGATCGCCGTGACATCAGCAAGGATGCCGACCAGGGCCCCGCCCAGGATGCCCGCGACCAAGCCGCCGACTGCGCCGGCCAGCCCGTAGACGGTGGCGTCGCCGATGAACTCGTGGGTGAAGCCGTCACCCTGCTGGTAGGCCGACACGATGCCGCCGATGGCGCCGATCACCGCGCCGATGACCAAGCCCGTGATGACACCCCCGACCGTGACCACGCGACCGGTCCGATCCTCGTACGTGATCGGGTTGTTGAAGGCGTACTGGTAGGCGTGCCGGGTCAGCGGTTCGGCCAGGGTTCCGGTCTCCGGGTCGACTCCGGTGAACAGTCCGGCCGTCGGGTCGTAGTCGCGGGCTCGCATCACGTACAGCCCCGTCCGCGCGTCCAGTCGTTCCCCGTCGAAGAGGTGCGTGACGAGGGTGGTTCCCTGTGACTCGGCGACGGTTCCGAACGCGTCGTAGCGACGCTGGGCAACGACCTGTCCGCCGGAGTCGGTCGTCAGACGCATGTCCCCGGTGTGATCGGCGTGGGTCCATTCACGTCCGTCGGGCCCGGTGACGGCGATCAGGTCCAGCCCGAACGTGCGGTCGACCTGCCCGGCGGGCCCGGTGCTGATGACGACTTCGCTGAGCCCGGTGGGCGCGAGGGGATCGTGCAGGTTGATGCTCGTCCCAGAGGTGTCCTGCTCCGTGATGCGGTTGCCCATCGCATCGTAGGTGTAGGTGACCACACCCTGCGGGGTCCTGGCGCTGATCAACCGGTCGGCACGGTCGTAACCCAGCAGCGTCGATCCGGCCGGACCGGTCGAGCCGATGCGGTTGCCCCGTGCGTCGTGGGAGTGGATGAGGTCGCCCTGAGACATCAGGCGGTTGTCCGGATCGTACGTGGAGGTGGTGCGCGCACCGGTCCGGTCGACGTCGAGGGTCCGGTTGCCCGCGGCGTCGTAGGTGTAGGTGTGCCCGCTGACGAGTGTCCCGCCGGCATCGCGGTGCTGCTCGTCGACCAGCCAGCGGTTCGCGTCGTAAGTGTAGGTGGAGGTCGCCCCGTCGAGAGCGGTCATCATGGTGATGTCGCCGTTGAGGTCACGTGTGGCGTCCCACCCCGACAGCGCACCGGCGGCGTTGGCGAGGGTGACCGTGTCGAGTCGGCCCGCGATGTCGTAGGTGTGTGTCGTGGTCACCCCGTTGGCGGCCGCCACCGTCGTCGGCCGGCCGGCGAGGTCGTAGGCGTAGGTGGTCGTGCCAGCGGCATCCGTGGTACCCACCAGCCGTCGGGCGGCATCGTGGGCGTACGTCACGGTGTGCGTCGTTCCCGCCGTGGGCTCGGCCGTCATCGTCGTGAGGTTGCCGACGGCGTCGTAGGTGTAGGCGATCCGTCCCACCCCCGTCGTCTGGATGGCGGTGGGTCGGCCGAGCTCGTCGGTGGTGATGTCGGTTGCGACACCGCTGTCGGTGGCGTGGACCGTTCGTCCGGCGGCGTCGTACCGTCGTGTGGTCTCGGTGCCGTCGGGTCGTGTCTCCGTCAGCAGCCGGCCACCGTCGTCGAAGGTGCGGATGGTCAGCCCTCCGGCACGGTCGACGGTCCGGACGGGATTGCCGACGGCGTCGTACTCGGTCTCTTCGACGAGCCCGCTGGGGAACGTGGTCCGGACGATCCGGCCCGCGTGGTCGTGGGCGTACCTGGTCGTCCGACCGAGCGGGTCGGTGACCGAGGTCCGGTTGCCGTTGCGGTCGTACGTGGCGATCGTCGTCCGTGCGCCCGGCTCGGTGACCCGTATCAGGTTCCCGGCCGCGTCGTACTCCAGGGACCGGACGTTGCCCATCGCATCCGTCACGCTGGTCAATCGGTCGGCGTTGTCATAGGACCGGGTCACCGTGCCGCCGTCACCATGGGTCGTGCGGACGAGCCGGTTCCGGGCGTCGTAGGCATACGCGATGGTGACCCCTGCCGGGTCCGTCTCCCGAACGAGGTTCCCCGCCCCGTCGTGGGCGTAGGTCGTCACCCCACCGGCGGGGTCGGTCGCGGTGTGCAGGTTTCCTGCAGCATCGTGGGTGAAGGTCGTGGTCGCACCGTTGGCGTCGGTCTCCGACGTCATCTGGCCTGCGAGGTCGTAGGTCCAGGTCGTCGTGGCGCCGTCGGGGTCGGTCCTCGATGTGACGTTGCCCGACTGGTCGTGGCTGTAGGTCGTGGTGGCTCCCGTGGCATCCACCTCCCGGACGAGCTGGCCGACCGCGTCGTAGGTGTGGGTCCTGCCCACCCCAGTGGCGTCGGCCGCGCTGAGTATCCGCCCGGCCGGGTCGTAGGCCATCGCGAGGTCGGCGCCGCCCGGACGGTCCAGCTCCAGCACGTCGCCAACGGCGTTGCGCACGAGGACCGTGCGCGCGCCCTCGGGGTCCACGATCGCGGTTGTCCGTCCGGCGGCGTCGGCTTCGATCGTCGTGAGGTTACCGAGGGGGTCCTCGACGAGGAGGGCCGAAGGGTCGGTGAAGTCCTGCCGATACGTCCCGCCGTCCGGCCGCACTTCGGTGGTGGCCCGACCGAAGGCGTCGAGGGTCCGTTGGACGGTCCCCCCGACGCCGTCGGTGACGATGACGGGGGTCCCTCGGCTGTCGTAGCTGGTCGACTCCACCAGCTCCCCGTCGCCGGCGACCACCGACAGGACGTTGCCCCTGGAGTCGTGGGTGAAGGTCGTGGTGTTGCCCTCGGGGTCGGTCTCGGTCAGGACGTCACCAGCCGCCGTGAACGTCCGCACGGTGGTGTTGCCGGCAGGGTCGGTTTCCTCCAGCACGTTGCCGTCGGCGTCCACGACGTAGGTAGACGTCCGGCCGAGCGGGTCGGTGTGGGAGGTCGCCACGTCGTTGGCGTCGTAGGTCCACGAGGTGACCGCGCCCCTGGGGTCGGTGACGCGCAGCACGTTGCCGCGCTCGTCGTAGTCGAAGACGGTGACAGCGCCGTTGGGCTCGGTTATGACCTCCTGGCGGGCACCGATGTCGTGGCCGAGGTCGATGCGGTTGCCGAGTGCGTCGGTGAAGGCCACCATCCGCCCGTCGGCGTCGTACTCCCTGCGATCGACGGTCCGTCCGAGCGGATCGACGATCTCCACGAGGTCGTGCGCACCGGTGTAGCGGTAGGTCGTCCGTGCGCCCGTAGGGTCGGTGTGGGCGACGAGGTCACCGGTGGCGTCGTAGGCGTAGACCTGGCGGTTGCCGTCGGGGTCGACGATGGCGGTGATGCGGTCGAGGGCGTCGCGCTCGAAGACGACCGAGCGGCCGCCGGAGTGGGTGATTCCACCGGCGGTGATGGTGATGCGGTTGCCGTCGGCGTCGGTGACCGACCGGATGTCGCCGTCAGCATCGATGAGGTAGGTGACGCCACCGTTGGTGGTGTAGCGGAAGCCCGCCGGGTCGTAGGTCTGCAGGGTCGTGTCGTCGGCCAGCTCGGCGTCCTGGCCGATGTTGCCGAGGACGATGACGTTGCGGTTGCCGAGCGGTTCGAGGCGGCCGCGGGTCCCGGGCAGGGGGACGTAGCCCATCGTCACGAACGTCGGGGGGACGAAGGCCGTTCCCGACGGGGTGGTGGTGGCCTCGAACCGTTCCGTCCGCCCGTCGGGCAGGACGATCGTGATGGTGTGCGGCCTGGTGGGTTGCAGCTGGAAGGCGAACCCGCGTCCGGTGATCGCCCAGCCGAGCCCCTGCGTGCCGGTGCTGGTGACGTGCAGGTTGGACAGGCCCAGCCGCCAGCCGTACCCGAAGTCACCCAGCCCGTCGTCGCGGGTGTCGTACTGCCGAGTGACCTCCAGCGGCAGGCCTGGCATGGGCACCGTCAGGTCGGTGAAGGACAGCGAGAACGCGCCGACCTTCAGCTGGCCGTCGATGGTGATCGGCTGGCGGGCGGTGGCGGTGTTGCCGGTGACGTCGACGACGGTCAGCCGCAGCTCGTGGCTGCCGTTGACCAGCATCGTCGGGTCGAGCGTGGTCAGGACGCCGTCGGTCACGGGGACGGTGCTGGTCGCCAGCTGGCTGACCACCTCGGTGCCGTTCACCAGGTCCAGGGTCCAGCGCAGCAGCTCGGCGTCGCTGGCGGTGCCGACGACATCGACGGGTTCGGTCACCGTCGTCCCGGCGGTCGGGGTGGTGATGCCCGCGGTCGGAGGGATGCGGTCGACGGCGCCGGCGACCGGGCGCACGACGACGGTGCGGCTGGCGGACCCCCCGTCGAAGTCGACGGTCACCGTCGTCGTGCCCGCGGCCTGGCCGGTGAGGGTGCCGGTCGTCGACACCGTCGCGGTCGCCCCGTCACCGGTGGACCACGTGCCGTTGTCGGTGACGGCGACGGTCGAGCCGTCGCTGTAGTGGGCGGTGGCGGTCATGGCCAGCGTGTCGCCGACCAGCAGCTGCGGGTTGACGGGGTTCAGCAGGATGCCCTCGAGGGTGGCGCCGCCCGGTGGCGCGCCGATGCGGATCAGCAGCTGCCCGGTGACGCCGTTGCCTGCCTGGTCGCGGGCCACCAGCTGGAGGGTGTAGACGCCGTCGGGCAGGCCCGCCGGGTCCAGGGTGCCGAGCACCCCGTCGACGACGGCGACGGTGCCGCTGCCGAGCTCGCGAACCTGCGTGCCGCCGCTGTCCAGCAGGGTCAGGGTGTAGCTGGCGAAGCTGGCGTCGGTGGCGGTGCCGACCACGTCGGTGACAGCGGTGACGGTGGAGCCGCCGGCAGGTTGGGTGATGGCGATGGTCGGGGGCGTCTGGTCGGCCGGTGCGGGCGCGCGGACGGTCACGGTGACGGTGTCCTGCTGCCCGCCGTGGTCGAAGGTGATGGTCGTCGATCCGGCCGCACGGCCGCGAACCACGCCGGTCCCGTCGACGGTGGCCGTGGCGGTGGTGCCGCTGGTCCACGTGCCGATGGCCGTCACATCGCGAGAGGTGCCGTCGCTGTAGCCGGCCCGGCCGCGCAGCGGAAAGGCCTCGCCGATGCGGATGACCGGGTCGTCGGGGCTGATGGTCAGGTCCTGCAGGGTCGGCGGGACGCCGTCGTAGCCGTCGCAGTCGCTGTCGACGCCGTCGCCGTCCGTCTCGGTCGCGCCCGGGTACACGGTGTCGTCGTCGTCGTTGCAGTCGCCCTCGTTCGGGGTGACGCCGTCGCCGTCGTCGTCCTCGTCCCCCGGCGCCGGGCCGAGGCTGACGGTCAGGGCGATGCGGTCCTGCGGGGCGGCGACGCTGCCGCCGGGCGGCTGCTGGTCCAGCACCTCCCCCGGGACGCTGTCGCGGTCATGGACGCGGGTGACTTGTCCGACCCGCAGGTCGACGCCGGTCAGCGTCGTCTCGGCGTCGGCGACGTCCGTGCCGACGACGTCCGGCACGTCGACGGGCAGGACCACGGTGATGGTGTGGAAGCGGAACACCCGTCGGCCGGTCGAGTCGATGACCTCGAACACGTAGACGTGGGTGCCCTCGTCGGCGCTGTCGGGGGTCCAGCTGATCAGGCCCGTCCCCGGGTCGACCGTCGGGCCGTCGTAGGTGCCGCCGACGACGGAGACCTCGAACGCCCCCGAGTTGTTGTACCAACCGAAGCCGTCGCTGGTGCCCAGGTACAGGCGGGTGGCGCCCGGCGGGACGATGATGTCCTGCGGCGTGCCGTCGCCGGTCCGGCCGTTGCCGATGAAGAAGACCTGCTCGACGTCCGGCGCGACCACGAGCTGGTTGCGCGACTCCGGTGTGGAGAAGTCCAGCCCCGCGGGTGGGGTGGTCGGGTCGGCGGGGACGTCGGCGCCGAGGAACACGCCGACCAGCGCGTTGAGCGGCATGGTGTAGCCCGCGATCCCCCGTTCCTCCCCGCGGGAGACGGTGCTCTCGCCGTCGGGTCCGGGGCCGGTGACCCCACCCGCGTGGTGGCTGAACCCCGACGCGCCGAACCGCAGCGCCTCACCCGGGACGAGGGTGAGCCCCTCGACCCGGACGGGCGAGTGGTCCGGTGCGATGTCGCCACCGCTGGCGGTGGTCCCGTCCGGCTGGGCGGCCAGGAAGGGGTTGGACGAGCCCGGCACGACCACCTGGAGGCCGGCATCGTCCACGCCGTAGGTCAGGTCGTCACCCGGGTCGGGATCGGTGGCGCAGATGCGCGACTCGTAGGGGAAGCCGACGACGGCGACGGGAGACGGGTCGCAGGTGAAGAACGGGTCGTTCTCCGGGGGCAGGACGTCGACGAAGACCGTGGCCGTGTCACTGTCGGCGCCGTCGGAGGCAACGTAGGTGAAGCTGTCCAGCCGGGACGACTCGTCGGGCAGGAAGGCGTTCTCGCGGAAGTTGTTCAGGCCGGCGGTCAGCCAGTTGGGCTGCTCGACCATGGGGACGGTGCCGTCGGACCGGATGTTGGTGACGTGGTAGGTGTGCTGGTTCCAGATCGTCCGGGCCCGGACCCAGTTGTCGCCGGCGCCCTGCCAGACGTGGATGCCGGGCGGCCTGGTGGTGCCGTCGGGCAGCGGCGCGGCGATGTCGCTCGTGGAGACGATCTCGGCGTGCCCGTCGGCGTCGACGTCGGCGACGACGGGGTGTTCGACCGTCGTGCCCGACCGCATCGGCTCCTGCACCCGGACCGCACCCGTCGGGCCGTCGTAGACCCACAGGTGGCGTTCGTCGCGGTAGACGACCTCGGTCCGCCCGTCGTTGTCGAAGTCGAACACCGTCGAGCCGGTGGCGTTGGAGCTGCCGTCGACGGTGTCGGCCTGCCACAGCAGCGTGCCGTCGGTGTCGATGACGGTGTACAGGTCCGAGCCGGCCACCCCGATCTCGGGTGCGCCGTCGCCGTCGAAGTCCGCGACCGTCGGTGGCCCACCGCGGCCGGGCACGTCGAAGGGTGCTGGCCACACCGGCGTCAGGTCGTGGTTGAACAGGTAGACGTTGCTGCTGCCGACGATGACGATCTCGGCCTGCGGGTCGTCGTCGAACTGGCCGATGGCGGGCCAGCCGTCGGCGGGTGTGGTGATCTCCTGGATCAGCCGACCGTCACGGCCGTCGTAGATGTTGGTCCCGGCGACGATCTCCACTGCGCCGTCCAGGTCGATGTCGGCGGCCGTCGGGATGCACGAGCGGTAGGAGTTGTTGATGCCGCAGCCACGGTTGGGGGTCCGCCACTCCTCCACCAGGGTGCCGGTGTCGTCGAACGCCCACGCGGCGATCCGGTTGCTGCCGGGGATCAGCACCTCGGGGTCGCCGTCGGTGTCGACGTCGGCGACGAACAGGTTGTTCTCCACGACGCTGAGTCCGGTCGCCGCCTCGGCCAGCACGTCACCGGTGGCGCCGAGAACGCGGACGGTGTTGCCGACCGTCGAGATGACCTCGATGCCGGGGCTGTCGTGGATGTCGGCGAGGACGGGGGTGGCGGCAGTGTCCTCGTGACCCTCTGCGGTCCACTTCACCGTGCCGTCGCGGCCGTCGACGACACGAAGCTGGCTGTCGAAGTTGACGTAGACGACCTCGGGGTGGCCGTCCCGGTCGAGGTCGCCGACCGACGGTGGGACCCAGACCGCCCTGGAGGTGTCGGCCCACTGGACCTCCGGGGCGAGCTCGGTGACGGGGCCGTCGCCGGTCACGATGATCTCCCCGAGGCCGGGGTAGCGACCTTCGGTGCCGGTGATGGTGACCACGATCGTCGTGACGCCGGCCGGGGCGGTGCCGCCGGCGGCTGCGACGAGGTCGACGGTGACGTCGGGGTCGGCCCCGTCGCCGGGGGTGCCCGGGTCGAACGTCACGTCGAGGGGACCGAGCAGCGTCGCCCCGCCCGCGTCGAGCAGCTCCAGCTGCACGTCGGTGACCCCGAAGCCGTTCTCCGCTGACTGGCGGTTGCCGAGGATGGTCATCTCCTCGGGGGTGATGGGCAGCGGGAAGTCGAGGGTGATGGTCGCGCCGGTGGTCGGGCTGGTGGACGGCACGAACCAGGACGAACCCGGATAGCGGTCGATCAGTCGGCTGGCGGGACGGCTGCCCTGTTCGGCGCTGGCGGTGACCGTCGGGCGGGTCAGGAACGTCAGCTCGATGTCCTCGTGGATCTGGTTGGGTCCGGAGGCCTCGTCGGGGTCGTAGGTGAAGGACCCGTCGGGCTGCAGC
Above is a window of Euzebya rosea DNA encoding:
- a CDS encoding cell wall-binding repeat-containing protein, with the protein product MPLFSPVRLSRLGAGPVVLALLALVASLLAAAGPAAAVPTGPTQLISVNADGDDAGDDDSTGPASISDSGRWVAFTSRATDLVDGFVDGNGANLGDVYLRDTVMGTTTLVSHAAGSPLTSASGGSSGTPVVSADGSYVAFTTFATNLVAGVTDTNNERDVYLYSIADGTTTLVSHAHDDPSQTCDEGLSLGVDLAGDGSALAYQSACDDLIPNMQASANSQVFRYDRMADTHELVSRPNAINPNDVEPGNGNSQNADLSGDGQFVVYTTSATNIGAGGDTNNASDIGYYRINAVNGGNLPSLSTYLSLNNALTGTGNGFSSRATISDDGRWISFETEATDIGGGTDGNGGLDVILVEAPPGQVPTWTRISSNAGGNAGNGQSFKAVVAGSGDYVAFLTLATDLVTTGPTKATGTSWDVVRYAVDTGDIVLGSPNAAGTDGGNEDSGAPGLAVGLGIASNGDVIYSSEATDLVDPAIAPEQHIWAFDGTDVTLLSTVAGGVTPANDTSRQPVIASGGDWAVWTTDATNGTVTADTNGESDIVAIVPEVQAIVPELTIDDVEMAEGNEGATTFTFTITQDVMVPSDVTVDWATADTDTGEGHATGGGQPLEGVDYLTASGTATVMAGTTTTTVEVTVHGDTIVEPDETFALTLSNPMGATIAVDGDTAIGTILDDDGEPIDIADLRDGVNDTLRVVVEGGPSNNANADVALRFSQATFPDAPPSTFAQDGGRRALLATDAGFADALASGALQGNTVADGRPLLLTATDELYPSVLAELQRLGVTEVGILGGTAAIDQSVEDALTAAGYTVVRYAGPSRLETAIEAARLEYPSATTGILARAFPAAGGDDTQAFADSLAAGAWAADEGWPLLFTQTEVLSTSTMTYMQQSTIETLYVVGGEAAINETVLDAVRALGIEVIRVAGGSRFDTALEIAEQRGYVDERDAERVMVLDGTAPNAWAAGFAGAGHSAIHGAPVVLGVEDQLVPQTQAFLDPPTSFAVDEDMVDGYVLVCGIAPERCTESRSLLGLPDLADVVEPDGSYPQGGTIPFELSGTYSATGYETLLDCDGQQALVTDGGAVSGSTTISVDVPGDHPTGTCLVKVKLVYPNGSEQLAVADVEVTEAS
- a CDS encoding cell wall-binding repeat-containing protein — translated: MTTTRTTTAPTTMIAFAAAVAVVMALLPAIVPPAWAQAPEGDPVERVGGSDRVGTAVAVSQRFFDRTDTAVLATASRYPDALAAGPLARAVRGPILLTPTDVLPQSVSDELHRLGVDTVLVVGGDAAVSDTVVEGMRADGLQVERIAGPERFATAEAVARWMAERHSLGTVTLARGRGDTPDDGFADALTAATLGMLADRRPTVLTERDVLPDPTRAVLPDVSDAALLVGGTAAISTEVATAVQGLVDRVDRVQGLNRADTSVNLAEMVIDRVGPPRQVLIVTGSTFPDSLVAGGMTELLGAPVLLVPSNLVDGFQGGTPTPARFEPAAPEVTAFLQEYCEEIERATVLGLEAAVSPVVEEAVARLINCAPLGEEPEPTPTPTPSPTPTTGSPDPTATPTPTPTPTPTATPTPTSTPTPTPTPTPTLPPIGGVIVPDVVGLQQGEAMGRITGTSLVPASGGSRHDAAPAGTVLAQTPPAGTEVARGTAVEIVVSLGPELGVIPDVVGLDEAGARQAITDAGFAVGRLDDGQSDTFDIGQVNRQLPRAGQRALPNTPVDVTLTTGTVNDPPTITSTPTTSHTVGSPWTYDAAATDPDGDTLVFVLQAGPLEPDGSPAATISPSTGLITWDPTGDDAGPTDFAVRVEDGRGGIDVQSFTLDVAVPNRAPVATDDVHAVEITDVLTVDTVNGVLSNDTDPDADPLVVTLDSPPANGTVALQPDGSFTYDPDEASGPNQIHEDIELTFLTRPTVTASAEQGSRPASRLIDRYPGSSWFVPSTSPTTGATITLDFPLPITPEEMTILGNRQSAENGFGVTDVQLELLDAGGATLLGPLDVTFDPGTPGDGADPDVTVDLVAAAGGTAPAGVTTIVVTITGTEGRYPGLGEIIVTGDGPVTELAPEVQWADTSRAVWVPPSVGDLDRDGHPEVVYVNFDSQLRVVDGRDGTVKWTAEGHEDTAATPVLADIHDSPGIEVISTVGNTVRVLGATGDVLAEAATGLSVVENNLFVADVDTDGDPEVLIPGSNRIAAWAFDDTGTLVEEWRTPNRGCGINNSYRSCIPTAADIDLDGAVEIVAGTNIYDGRDGRLIQEITTPADGWPAIGQFDDDPQAEIVIVGSSNVYLFNHDLTPVWPAPFDVPGRGGPPTVADFDGDGAPEIGVAGSDLYTVIDTDGTLLWQADTVDGSSNATGSTVFDFDNDGRTEVVYRDERHLWVYDGPTGAVRVQEPMRSGTTVEHPVVADVDADGHAEIVSTSDIAAPLPDGTTRPPGIHVWQGAGDNWVRARTIWNQHTYHVTNIRSDGTVPMVEQPNWLTAGLNNFRENAFLPDESSRLDSFTYVASDGADSDTATVFVDVLPPENDPFFTCDPSPVAVVGFPYESRICATDPDPGDDLTYGVDDAGLQVVVPGSSNPFLAAQPDGTTASGGDIAPDHSPVRVEGLTLVPGEALRFGASGFSHHAGGVTGPGPDGESTVSRGEERGIAGYTMPLNALVGVFLGADVPADPTTPPAGLDFSTPESRNQLVVAPDVEQVFFIGNGRTGDGTPQDIIVPPGATRLYLGTSDGFGWYNNSGAFEVSVVGGTYDGPTVDPGTGLISWTPDSADEGTHVYVFEVIDSTGRRVFRFHTITVVLPVDVPDVVGTDVADAETTLTGVDLRVGQVTRVHDRDSVPGEVLDQQPPGGSVAAPQDRIALTVSLGPAPGDEDDDGDGVTPNEGDCNDDDDTVYPGATETDGDGVDSDCDGYDGVPPTLQDLTISPDDPVIRIGEAFPLRGRAGYSDGTSRDVTAIGTWTSGTTATATVDGTGVVRGRAAGSTTITFDHGGQQDTVTVTVRAPAPADQTPPTIAITQPAGGSTVTAVTDVVGTATDASFASYTLTLLDSGGTQVRELGSGTVAVVDGVLGTLDPAGLPDGVYTLQLVARDQAGNGVTGQLLIRIGAPPGGATLEGILLNPVNPQLLVGDTLAMTATAHYSDGSTVAVTDNGTWSTGDGATATVSTTGTLTGQAAGTTTVTVDFDGGSASRTVVVRPVAGAVDRIPPTAGITTPTAGTTVTEPVDVVGTASDAELLRWTLDLVNGTEVVSQLATSTVPVTDGVLTTLDPTMLVNGSHELRLTVVDVTGNTATARQPITIDGQLKVGAFSLSFTDLTVPMPGLPLEVTRQYDTRDDGLGDFGYGWRLGLSNLHVTSTGTQGLGWAITGRGFAFQLQPTRPHTITIVLPDGRTERFEATTTPSGTAFVPPTFVTMGYVPLPGTRGRLEPLGNRNVIVLGNIGQDAELADDTTLQTYDPAGFRYTTNGGVTYLIDADGDIRSVTDADGNRITITAGGITHSGGRSVVFERDALDRITAIVDPDGNRQVYAYDATGDLVAHTDPTGARTTYRYTGAHDLVEIVDPLGRTVDRREYDADGRMVAFTDALGNRIDLGHDIGARQEVITEPNGAVTVFDYDERGNVLRVTDPRGAVTSWTYDANDVATSHTDPLGRTSTYVVDADGNVLEETDPAGNTTVRTFTAAGDVLTETDPEGNTTTFTHDSRGNVLSVVAGDGELVESTSYDSRGTPVIVTDGVGGTVQRTLDAFGRATTEVRPDGGTYRQDFTDPSALLVEDPLGNLTTIEADAAGRTTAIVDPEGARTVLVRNAVGDVLELDRPGGADLAMAYDPAGRILSAADATGVGRTHTYDAVGQLVREVDATGATTTYSHDQSGNVTSRTDPDGATTTWTYDLAGQMTSETDANGATTTFTHDAAGNLHTATDPAGGVTTYAHDGAGNLVRETDPAGVTIAYAYDARNRLVRTTHGDGGTVTRSYDNADRLTSVTDAMGNVRSLEYDAAGNLIRVTEPGARTTIATYDRNGNRTSVTDPLGRTTRYAHDHAGRIVRTTFPSGLVEETEYDAVGNPVRTVDRAGGLTIRTFDDGGRLLTETRPDGTETTRRYDAAGRTVHATDSGVATDITTDELGRPTAIQTTGVGRIAYTYDAVGNLTTMTAEPTAGTTHTVTYAHDAARRLVGTTDAAGTTTYAYDLAGRPTTVAAANGVTTTHTYDIAGRLDTVTLANAAGALSGWDATRDLNGDITMMTALDGATSTYTYDANRWLVDEQHRDAGGTLVSGHTYTYDAAGNRTLDVDRTGARTTSTYDPDNRLMSQGDLIHSHDARGNRIGSTGPAGSTLLGYDRADRLISARTPQGVVTYTYDAMGNRITEQDTSGTSINLHDPLAPTGLSEVVISTGPAGQVDRTFGLDLIAVTGPDGREWTHADHTGDMRLTTDSGGQVVAQRRYDAFGTVAESQGTTLVTHLFDGERLDARTGLYVMRARDYDPTAGLFTGVDPETGTLAEPLTRHAYQYAFNNPITYEDRTGRVVTVGGVITGLVIGAVIGAIGGIVSAYQQGDGFTHEFIGDATVYGLAGAVGGLVAGILGGALVGILADVTAITAGIALVVALVLVIVIFAVNMLVLVIQGTSPRVAAEEALVSTLAAGVNIARNTVLLLWNIGIGIANYLIGKYEEPGDPPATASG